A single genomic interval of Sarcophilus harrisii unplaced genomic scaffold, mSarHar1.11, whole genome shotgun sequence harbors:
- the LOC116420440 gene encoding olfactory receptor 5AS1-like, with amino-acid sequence MKFFQTKMSERNCTPPTDFIFTGFTDYLPLRITLFLLFLIIYVLTLVGNIGLIALVNIDSNLQTPMYYFLSNLSFLDLSYSTAIAPKMLVNFLSSKKNISLYGCALQMYFFACFADAECLILAAMAFDRYAAICNPLMYSTLMSRKVCVFFIVLAYFSGSMTSLVHVSLTFGLPFCRSHVINHFFCDIPPLLALSCANTTLNEVLLFALCGFIQTSTFVIIFISYFFILIAILRIKSTEGRRKAFSTCASHLTAVTLLYGSVTFSYIQPSSQYSMEQEKISAVFYTLIIPMLNPLIYSLRNKEVKDAVKRSITRKNPHN; translated from the exons ATGAAGTTCTTCCAAACAAAGATGTCTGAAAGAAATTGCACTCCACCAACTGACTTTATTTTTACTGGTTTCACAGATTACTTACCTCTCCGAATCACtctgttccttttatttttgatcatCTATGTTTTGACTTTGGTGGGAAACATTGGTTTAATAGCCTTGGTCAATATTGATTCTAATCTTCAAACTCCCATGTATTATTTTCTCAGTAATCTCTCCTTTCTAGACCTCAGCTATTCCACAGCCATAGCTCCCAAGATGCTGGTGAACTTCTTATCTTCTAAGAAGAACATTTCTCTGTATGGTTGTGCCCTTCAAATGTACTTCTTTGCTTGCTTTGCTGATGCAGAATGCCTCATTCTGGCTGCAATGGCCTTTGACCGCTATGCAGCCATTTGCAATCCATTGATGTATTCAACGCTTATGTCCAGGAAAGTGTGTGTCTTCTTCATTGTCTTGGCCTATTTCAGTGGAAGCATGACTTCCCTGGTTCACGTGAGTCTGACCTTCGGTTTGCCATTCTGCCGATCCCATGTCATCAATCACTTTTTTTGTGACATACCACCATTATTAGCTTTGTCTTGTGCCAATACTACCCTCAATGAGGTCCTGCTTTTTGCTTTATGTGGTTTCATCCAGACCAGTACTTTTgtgatcattttcatttcttacttCT TTATCCTCATAGCTATCCTGAGAATCAAATCAACCGAAGGGAGACGCAAAGCTTTCTCTACATGTGCATCCCACTTGACAGCAGTGACATTATTGTATGGTTCTGTGACTTTCAGTTATATTCAGCCAAGTTCTCAGTATTCCATGGAGCAAGAGAAAATATCTGCTGTATTTTATACACTCATCATACCTATGTTAAATCCCCTAATTTATAGTTTGAGAAACAAGGAGGTAAAGGACGCTGTAAAGAGGTCAATCACTCGAAAAAATCCACATAACTGA
- the LOC116420441 gene encoding olfactory receptor 5F1-like: MSGKNHTIVTDFIFLGLTDLPELQVIIFVVFLMMYTLTMVGNAGLITLIKIDSKLHTPMYFFLTNLSFNDIFYSSTITPKMLVDLLSERKVISFTGCFLQMYVFIALATTECILFGLMAYDCYVAICNPLLSSVIMSRTVCLKMAMGAFTAGFLNSVIHTSYISSLSYCGSNVIHHFFCDSPPILKLSCSDTEMNETIIFICAGINMLGTFLIILSSYVYIFFAIQRLHSVEGKCKAFSTCASHLTTIALCYGTGFITYLSPNSNYSPTQGKVISVFYKVVIPMLNPLIYSLRNEEVKRALKNSVTKKRIWILT, from the coding sequence ATGTCTGGGAAAAATCACACCATAGTGACTGACTTTATCTTCCTTGGACTAACAGATTTACCTGAACTTCAAGTTAtaatttttgtagtatttttgATGATGTACACTCTCACAATGGTGGGAAATGCAGGACTTATTACATTAATCAAAATAGATTCTAAACTCCACACacctatgtatttttttctgactAACTTGTCCTTCAATgacattttttattcttcaacTATTACTCCAAAGATGTTAGTGGACTTATTATCTGAAAGAAAAGTCATTTCTTTTACTGGATGCTTTTTGCAGATGTATGTCTTTATTGCTTTAGCAACCACTGAGTGTATCCTCTTTGGATTGATGGCTTATGACTGTTATGTGGCCATCTGTAATCCACTGCTTTCCTCAGTTATCATGTCAAGGACAGTCTGCCTGAAAATGGCCATGGGGGCCTTCACAGCAGGATTCCTGAACTCAGTTATTCATACCAGTTATATAAGTAGCTTATCCTACTGTGGTTCCAATGTCATCCATCACTTTTTTTGTGACAGTCCCCCAATCCTCAAACTCTCCTGCTCTGACACTGAAATGAATGAAACTATCATTTTCATTTGTGCTGGGATAAACATGTTGGGTACATTTTTGATCATCCTTTCCTCTTATGTCTATATCTTCTTTGCTATTCAACGTTTACATTCAGTTGAAGGGAAGTGTAAAGCTTTCTCAACCTGTGCTTCTCATCTTACAACCATTGCTTTATGTTATGGAACTGGGTTTATTACTTATTTGTCTCCAAATTCAAACTACTCCCCAACTCAAGGAAAAGTGATATCTGTGTTCTACAAAGTGGTTATCCCAATGTTGAACCCTTTAATCTACAGCCTGAGAAATGAAGAAGTGAAGAGGGCTTTAAAAAATTCTGTCACTAAAAAAAGGATCTGGATACTTACATGA